Within Acanthochromis polyacanthus isolate Apoly-LR-REF ecotype Palm Island chromosome 3, KAUST_Apoly_ChrSc, whole genome shotgun sequence, the genomic segment GCCAGCTATAAAGTGCCATCAATGCACTGATTCCTGCTTTCACGCTGTAGATAGAAACTCGTGCAGTCGTACAATAACGCATTCAGGCTGTTTAAAGATGCTTTCTAATGTGAGAGCCTCCTGGTGATTCTGCAGACTGAGATGAGAAATATTTAGTAATGGACGGCTGCCAGGAAaatctctctgtggttgttctcTGTGTGATGACTGCATGTTGCAGTCGCAGCAGAATTACCCTGCTCTTATGCCTCTCTTATGTTTCTCTCTTGTCTCTGTCAGTTCCTTGGAGTAGCGTTCCTCGGCATTGGGCTGTGGGCATGGAGCGAAAAGGTGGGTTTTCTACGTCTGCGTGGTAGCAACAGTATTCAGATCATTTGGATTCACCATTTGTCATTTATACCCAGTTGTCTGCATGAAATAGTCGCAGTGGCTTTACTGAATCAGAAAGGAATGTCATGCTTTCCTGTGGGATGCCCTCTTGAACAATGGCCTGTGAATGGATCTGATTCATTTCTCAGATTCATTCTTTGTGTCCTCTCAGTAGTACTGGGGTTAAATGAAGTAGACAGTCCAGTGAGAGCGTCTTGATTTTCACTGAAGAGCACTCAaagatgatttcttttttcattttgtggtaCTCTGGAGGTAATTTTCTCCATGACTTGTCTTTGAGACAGTAAAAGGACCGATCCCAATGTCCTAATCCCCAAGGTGACGTCTTTAAATGTCTTGGTTTGTCCGAAATAGTCCAACGCCcaaagaaaatgttcacattcgaGATACTGGAACCACTAAATATGTAAAGGTTTAAAGGAATGGTTTGCACATTTACACTCATAAGTCTATATTTTTGCCTCTTAGCTTAGCCAGAAAAGCCTGACTGTGTCTAAAACCCACCTACCAACACCTCTAAAACTCATCACTTTACATCTTCAATCTCCTTTGTTTTATCTGTACACAAACTTTAGTGTAAATGTTATGTAGAGAGTTCTTACTTGGCCCAGAATGGCTGTCTGGCAAACAGGGTAGCTTTGAAGAGAAATAGTCTAGCATATAGTATTTTATTAGCTTTGGTTTTTCTACAGATCAGACAAACAAGATTGAATGTAAATCAGTTGACTGTAAGGGGTTTTGTTACCCTTTGAAGGAGGCAGGCAGCTGATTCCAGTTTTCTAGTCTTTGAGGTAACGAGTACATCTTTTttgtatatacactactgttcaaacatttgtggacacttagaaatgtccttatgtttgaaagaaaagcatttttttcaatcaagataacattaaatgaatcagaaacacagtgtagacattgttaatgtggtaaatgactattttagctggaaatttttaacggaatatctccataggggtacagaggaacttttccagcaaccatcattcctgtgttctaatgctacattgtgttagctaatggtgttgaaaggctcattgatgattagaaaacccttatgcaatTATAttagtaaatgaaaaaaagtgtgagttttttggaaaacatgaaattgtctgagtgaccccaaacttttaatttCCTCAAGTAACTGTCAGTAAAACTTTCAGTCAAAGCAGTTAAATTTTAACAGACTGTGACAGCTTTGAGTTTACCAAATTATTCCTTTACTTAACACCAGTTCATTTTCATAAGATTTTTGATTATCCTTCTTTCTCTAACCACTCACTCTTGATGTCTTTTACTTCTCCTCCAGGGAGTTCTGTCCAACATCTCGTCCATCACCGACCTGGGGGGCTTCGACCCCGTCTGGCTCTTCCTCGTGGTGGGCGGCGTGATGTTCATCTTGGGGTTTGCTGGCTGTATCGGAGCACTGCgagaaaactctttcctgctcAAGTTTGTACGTTTCCCTGAAGGCTTTCTCTGGCATTTTTATATCTCCTCTGGTTTCAGAATAACATTTGTTAGAGTGTTGTGAATGCTTGTGTATTTCAGTTCTCCGTGTTCCTGGGTATCATCTTCTTTCTGGAGCTGACTGCGGGAGTCCTGGCCTTTGTCTTCAAAGACTGGATCAAGGACCAGCTCAACTTTTTCATTAACAACAACATTCGGGCCTACAGAGATGACATTGATCTGCAGAACCTGATAGACTTCACCCAGGAATATGTGAGCATCGTGTTTCtttatctgctggactgatttcACTCCACTGTTCATCTTACCTTGTGGTAATCATAGTTGCTCATTTCTATGGGACAGTGTTGACATATATGTGAGGGTTATTTATGTCTGTTTAACCTGGTAGTGGGAGTGTTGTGGAGCTTTTGGAGCAGACGACTGGAATTTGAACATCTACTTCAACTGCACTGATTCGAACCCGAGTCGTGAGAAATGTGGAGTCCCCTTTTCTTGCTGCACCAAAGATCCAGCGGTATGTCTTTCCATCCCACAGCCTTTTTATTCCCATTGTGGTGGAATtagatgattttgtgtctcaagaGTTGGAATGTCTGCTGAGTAGAACACTTTGTGACATGCTGAAACCCTCAAACCGCTCCAACTACTGCTGTATTTGGAGGGGAAATCGTAAAGGTCCACCCCATGACAGATAGCTCAGTTATCTGTGTCCTCCAGAAGGCTGGCTGACGCTGTCAACTGTCATGGCTGGCTTCCAACAGGACGTTCAGGCCTCAGTGTTTAGTCGCCTCAGACTCTGCCAGCACAGCAGAGTCTGAGAGCGGATGGGAGGAGATCTTGACCAAGGCgttttttttggcagaaaaaaaaatctctcaactGCTGTTCACTGACAGCACCCTGCTTCAGCAAAACAGGCTTGTTTCACTTAAAGGAAAGCCCTTTTTATTTGCTGACCCAAGGACATGCTGCTCCGCCAAGGTCATCCTCTTGAAGAGAAATGCTTTATAACAGTTAACATGGATATAAAGTGGTTGCTGAATGTCACATGATGTTCCCAGAGCTGTAACTTAAGGCTagattttcaacaaaaaaatttcaGTCTTAAGGCCAATTCATGGTTTCCACATGACCGGTGTGGCCTGTGGAAGCATAAACacagtttctgttcattttacaATAGGTAAGAGTCCATCTACGCAGATGGTTGCACTGAACTGAACACAGGAAAACACTCAGGgttcctgtagatgtttctaAAAGACTGTTAATGACTTTGCACCTTTAAAACTTATACAGCAGCTAAAGACTGGACTGTTGCGTTGTGTCAGTGTGGTTATTCATGAGGAGTGCTGAGCATAGTGGGGGGATagagcacaggatttctggagaatttagaccTTCATACTGTGTTTGGGCACCATCAATGGAAAGCAACTCCAAAGTCCTGccgctgcttctttttttttttttttttttttttttttgggttttctGCCGCTGCTTCTTTAAGCATGCCTGTTTTGATGATGACTTATAAAGGTGAGGATGATCAAGAATCTCACTGTACAGTCTTTCCTcaaaacaagcatttgttttaaGCAGTATTTGTGTTCCTGAGCAGTTCACTAGTCACAAATTTTGAGCTGCATGTGGACATCTGCTTAGAGCTCTCTGGACTTGGGTGAATGAGGAAATAGATGTCACTTGTACCTCCATGCAGATGTGTAAAGCATTAATTGGTCTTGAGTTTTAGATCTTCATGGTGGCGTCTTTTGGAGCAAGTCCAGGTTACATGTTGCCAAAACACATCCCAAGTCAAGTCTTCATTAGTAAAGCACAAGTCAGATGCAAGTcttttgtgtgtctgaatgCTGACACaatttaagctgcagtcaattccagcgattttcagtacaaaaaatcgctaatattctatttgtaaataaaaaatatgacgagaagtacagggaatattggacgcgcatcgcgaggtgcatttccttgaaaacgaccaattcgtggattatataccgacttcaagacatgttttggacaaaatagtttactgacttgtgtcgtctggatgtccaaggttggattatggccgttttttgtggaatattttcatctgtgtgtaataatgaacccggaaatgtgagtcacgctgtgtatgttgaagccgtgtacagagaacggatggatggatattcgttgtttgtcggacaaatgtgtttttctcacccgctgtggtaatcacatctgaaagcggtttataccggcggattcatgagaatctaagctttccatcggcgtatagtgtttgtataatcgggtttgca encodes:
- the LOC110964610 gene encoding tetraspanin-5 produces the protein MMSGKHFKAHEVSCCIKYFIFGFNIIFWFLGVAFLGIGLWAWSEKGVLSNISSITDLGGFDPVWLFLVVGGVMFILGFAGCIGALRENSFLLKFFSVFLGIIFFLELTAGVLAFVFKDWIKDQLNFFINNNIRAYRDDIDLQNLIDFTQEYWECCGAFGADDWNLNIYFNCTDSNPSREKCGVPFSCCTKDPAEDVINTQCGYDIRAKTDSEQRTFIYIKGCVPQFEKWLQDNLTVVAGIFIGIALLQIFGICLAQNLVSDIEAVRESCLFT